A region from the Lolium perenne isolate Kyuss_39 chromosome 4, Kyuss_2.0, whole genome shotgun sequence genome encodes:
- the LOC139839110 gene encoding BTB/POZ and MATH domain-containing protein 1-like, with amino-acid sequence MPIQQHSARTSLIAQLTSIFHGVRRATATDLCGPDTNLEIGGTSPEVFKAVLHYIYNDQLPDGATADEEATRQLFVAADMYLLERLKKMCASRLCRFLQDGTVESIMQLAEAHSCIELQQACKSYMAKGLPI; translated from the exons ATGCCCATCCAGCAGCATAGCGCCCGCACCAGCCTCATCGCTCAGCTGACCTCCATCTTCCATGGAGTGCGCCGCGCCACCGCCACAGATCTTTGTGGccctgataccaatt TGGAGATCGGAGGCACCAGCCCCGAGGTGTTCAAGGCCGTGCTCCACTACATCTACAACGACCAGCTGCCGGACGGGGCGACCGCGGACGAGGAGGCGACGCGGCAGCTCTTCGTGGCCGCCGATATGTACCTGTTGGAGAGGTTGAAGAAGATGTGCGCCAGCAGGCTGTGCCGCTTCCTCCAAGATGGCACCGTGGAGAGCATCATGCAGCTCGCGGAGGCGCACTCTTGCATCGAACTCCAACAGGCGTGCAAAAGCTACATGGCTAAAGGATTGCCAATATAG
- the LOC127347176 gene encoding BTB/POZ and MATH domain-containing protein 1-like, whose translation MGSSIHETTRSVHSDAPRVSGTHEFTIRNYSRTKGIGIGQPIYSGNFTVDDHEWSIEFYPDGCSFFDWRDPALFARLVRMPVSPLQAAVKFQLIDPRNGAGKVLYGVNLAVATFDYHAYCWGLRRFISRKRLEGADLGALHDDSITVRCTVSVLKPEARVALLGRVEVPVPPSCFAENAARFLATGRAPFDVKFNVGGVVMEAHRLVLASQSPWFDSLLYGHWGDTCWD comes from the coding sequence ATGGGGAGCAGCATCCACGAGACGACGCGATCGGTCCACTCCGACGCGCCCAGAGTGTCGGGCACGCACGAGTTCACCATCCGCAACTACAGCCGGACCAAAGGCATCGGCATCGGCCAACCCATCTACTCCGGCAACTTCACCGTCGACGACCACGAGTGGAGTATAGAATTCTACCCCGACGGCTGCAGCTTCTTCGACTGGCGCGACCCCGCCTTGTTCGCGCGGCTGGTCCGCATGCCAGTCAGCCCCTTGCAGGCCGCCGTCAAGTTCCAGCTCATCGACCCCCGCAACGGCGCCGGCAAAGTCCTCTACGGTGTCAACCTCGCCGTGGCCACGTTCGATTATCACGCCTACTGCTGGGGCCTTCGCCGGTTCATATCGCGGAAGCGGCTCGAGGGGGCAGACCTCGGCGCCCTCCACGACGACTCCATCACGGTGCGCTGCACCGTCAGCGTCCTAAAGCCGGAGGCCCGCGTGGCTCTGCTGGGCCGCGTCGAGGTGCCCGTGCCGCCGTCCTGCTTCGCCGAGAACGCCGCCAGGTTCCTCGCCACCGGGAGGGCCCCTTTCGACGTGAAGTTCAACGTCGGCGGCGTCGTCATGGAGGCGCACCGGCTGGTACTCGCGAGCCAGTCGCCGTGGTTCGACAGCCTGCTCTACGGCCACTGGGGCGACACGTGTTGGGACTGA